The nucleotide sequence ATGAAATCCTGCTTCTATCTGTGTCTGTAcgaaaatcaggaaaacaaaatacagagGGTCAAGTGTTTAATACTCAGCTCACTTATCACCTGTCATGGGCAAGGTGGTTCGCAACCTTAGTTTAAGCAGTGGTCTCAGGGACAATGACAGAGAAGAATCAAAGACATCAAAGGACCGAAAAGGGcaattgctggggtgcctgggtggctcagtggagcgtccaacttcagctcagatcatgatctcatggtttgtgagttccagccccgcatcgggcttgctgctatcagggcagacagagcctgctttgaatcctgtctcctgctatctttgcccctcccccactctctcataaataaacacttggggagcgtgggtggctcagtcagttaagcatcaaactcttggtttcaactcaggtcatgatctgagggttcatgggtttgagccccacattgggctctacgctgacagcatggaacctgcttcgggttctctctctctctgctcctcccctgctcgctctaaaaataaacaaacttaaaaaactgaataaacattagggaaaaaaagagcaatagtTAACTTGATGCTTGCAAACACCAAGTGGTAGGGATCTCCCTCACATCTTCCCAGGGGCCTATTCTTCCTGTTAAAAAGCTTCTTTgtgctatttttgcaacttcttgtGAGTCTATCtgtaattaattcaaaataaaagttcaataaaaagaaaaatattgtttcctTACCCTCACTAGAAAGGTCTTCCTTCCTATACCTTAAACTGGTCCTAAACTACAGGACAAGCTAACTTCCTCTCCCACCAGGTCCCTCCAGTATCCACAGCTCTCCTGCTCAGATCCCCTCCCACGGTCTTCAAGGACAAAAAGGAACAGTATTTCCACGTTTCTTGTCCTATACTGTATTCATTCCAtcagcaaatgtttactgagcacgcACCATGAGCGAGGTGCTGTTCCAGACTCTGGGTACGTAACAGAGAACTACGTTCTGGACTTGTGGACCCTACACGACGTTATCATATCTAATAATGAGGCATAAGCTATCGCGAGACTTTGTAGCAGCCGTGCTACTTACCTTACCGCACATACAGCCTGCTAAGTTCCCCAATCCTTTCTCATACACTGCTCAGACCGTACACTCAAGCAACTAGGTCACTGGatccaaatatttttatggtcatccttggtaaatattttctttagaattcGTTCTTTTCTTCAGTCCGTCAAAAACTTCTGGAATGCCAACGTCTTTTCTACCTTAAAATATACCCTACTCACTCTTGCTTCTTGCTATCATAAACCCGATAAATAAACCTCTTAGTACAGTCAACCAAACCAGTCATTAAAAGGTTTAACAGGCAGGTTTGAGGGGCCCAAGAACCCTGTGACATCTCACTGGCATCCACCCCGACAGACATGGCGCCATCATCCCGCACTCCGTGGCTTCCCGCCACAAGCGAGGAGGCCAGCTGGCTCTATCGCCGTATTTACATCTGTCCGCGAGAATATTTCTGGGTTTACGCCAGACACCTTCCTAAGGTTCACAGTAGGTTTACCAGTTTTCCCTACTCACCTTGCGGGGGGAAAGGAAGACTTTTACAAATGGGAAGGGAACAATTAAAAACGAAGACCAAACCAAGGGAAATAGGCCATTTTATAGCCTCCAAAATTAAATCAGGAATCTTTAAGGCTGCTGGgtgtatttttaagaagaaagtcaGTTTGTGGGGAAGTGGAAATCACACCATGAAAAACATTCCACAttttgttgaaaaacaaaacactgcctTTAAGACAATTTACGTAGTTATACACACTATGGCTTTGGCCATGGTACAGCTGAACACTATTAGTCCATTTAACCACTGGAAACTTTTCTATTGTTAAAGCCAAACGAGTTTTTCCCCACCAAGTAAGAGCTTTTTGCCTTCAATACAGTCActcattgttatttaaaaatggaaaggtcTTTTGAATTTCAACAAGTATATCTAAACTCTATAAATTCTATAATTCATATTAGAGAGTCAGGTTGAACTCCTATTTGAAAATgctaatatatatatgaataaggCATAAAGCATGACGCACAAGTTAATCTTGAGCACTTGGAACTGAAATCACATAGCAAGATAATTCATGAATATGGTAATAATTGTTCCCTGGCACAAAATCTGAGAGCATGCAAtgcattttaagtgtattttacattttaagtaaacttCCCCAGTATCATCTTCAAGCTTCAGAACTAACATCCGGCACAAGTCATTAAACAGACACAATCTGGGACTTTTGACAATTTGGCAAAAGCTGCCTAACAGttgacttttttccccactaagAAGAAAAGTTTTACCCAACGACAACGCAAACAAGCTTATGGAGGCATATAGGACTGTACGAAAATAAACCATCAACATCGGAGACCTGTTTGTGTCTAAATGTTACTGAAAAATTATTACGTTCATTAGGCCCAAAGTTTTACTATTCACGCCTTCTTGTTAGCCCAGTAGATGTTAAATCTAGCTGGGAGGTAACAAAATGAGACTTCCTGCTAACTAAGTCTAAATTTGTCCTTCTTCACTAAACTCCCAAAACCAACTGACGTAGCATCATTTCCGTGCTAAGGGACTTAAAGCACAACCCCCACCCTGTCTTGCATCAGGTATGGAACTTGGAAGGGCTCCATTTTGTGCAGGAAGAGGTCTTAAATACATGGTCCACGGCAAGGTGGACTTGTGTCCTATGGTGCTGTGTCCAAATTTGCCAGAATTCTTCTCCTGCTCTCAAAATTTACAGATTGGGAACTGGAGCATGTTAACCTCCAGAGCAATTCATTCCCTCCCGACTGCTTACCTGAATATATTTCCGCTGTGTTTCATCATTTAAAACATGTGCAACGTGCTTGGAAAAGATCTTTTCTCTACCAGTTCTGGCATGGATGCCAACCATGGTGACCCCAATGGGCCATGGGGCGTTTCCAATGGCCATCTGCAGGTAAGCATCATTAGcctaaaaagaaaagtttgagagATCAGGAAAGCAAAAATACTGGGCTGGTCCAAGTTGTTAAAGTATTTCACAGCCCTTTATGACACAATCTTCATCCATCTCCTGAGCATGTTCCAAGTATTACCATTCCCATTAttcaaacaaaagaaactaaaatatgaGGTGACCAACTGCCCTGCGCAGGACCACAAATGTCCtggaaaaacagaaactaaagcTAGTCCCGTGAGTAAGAAGACAAACAGGCCTTTTCAGTCTTTGTGCATTGAAAATTAATAGATTTCAGATCTGGAATTACCAGGTAGGTTATTTGATGCACGGACACAAACTCCAGTTTCGGTCACCTTTAGACCCAGCCTTCTCCACAGGTGGTCCCCAAGAAGTCAGAGGTTAACTGGTTTTTCATAATCCGACCCACAACTGTGTCACCCCCTGCAGAGCAGCACAGACCTCTGAGAGGCAGCAGGGACTCGGGAGCCGGACTGTCACACAGGGTCCACGGCAGATGTATAAACAGAGACTGAATACTAACCCTCAAGGTGAATAGTTTAAGGATGAGATCAGTTCACTTTGGCCCCTCCAAACCTCCCACCTGCCAAGAATCTTCAAATAAAAGCTATGAAACGTAAAGACAGAAACCAATGAAGACAAATGGCTCTTTTTCTAAACCCAGCCCGGCTACCGGGGGGGGGGACTGAAACAAATCAGGTAAATTCTACAAGACCCCAAGGGTTTCAGGGAAGCTTACCCAGTCAGGTCTcaaagagattttaatttttaaaattcaataccTATGTGTCTGATATGTAGACCTGATTTAAAAAGTACTACAAACAGGCAGTTAACTGGAAGTTAATTTTCTACCCTAAAGATAAATTCGAGTTTGCGCTACTTGGTTTTCtaaagcttaattttaaaaagccagggtggctcagtcagttaagcaactgacttcggctcaggtcatgatctcacggttcatgggtttgagccccacgtcgggctctgtgctgacagctcagagcctggagcctgcttcagattctgtgtgtccctctctctctgtccctaccccactcatgctgtttctctctgtctcaataataaacaaacataaaataaataaataaaaagaccattACACACTTTTATCACTGATTCTAAACTGTACAAATCTTAAGACTCAATATTAACTGATAAAATTTCCAATATTTAGTTACCCcaaatttctaaagaaaactgTCCAAATAGGTTATTCAAGTTTCTTGGTTCTTCTGCACTTTACACAAAATGAACTTTCACCTGATTCTCACACAAATGCAAAAAAGTAACGAGAGGGNNNNNNNNNNNNNNNNNNNNNNNNNNNNNNNNNNNNNNNNNNNNNNNNNNNNNNNNNNNNNNNNNNNNNNNNNNNNNNNNNNNNNNNNNNNNNNNNNNNNGGGGGGCCACAACAGCTCTGGAACAGCGGCTGGAACCGTCCCGCTGCAGTTCCCTACTCCACACCCGGGAGGCGCCACTGCGAGGAGCTTCCGCTTCTGACTCTGCGAACAGCCCAGATGCAGGGGCACTCGGCCGATCCCCACTGCTGGTGGAGGGGGccgctctctctgtgtcccctccacCAGCTGACAGCCTTTCTGCTTGCCTCTGGGCCCCAAGAGCTCTTTCCCCCATCACCACCGCCTAGAGCCCGTTCAGGAGGAGACACAGGGACAAGGGGTGGTCTTCCCTCACAAGGAGTCTGCTATTGTTGTTCTGGAATGGGAGAGATGAACTCTGCAGGCCTTACTTGGAGCATTTTCTCAGAGAAGTATAAAGGGTGGTTAAATTCCATTGTATCATTAATACAATAGTTCAGCTATATTACGGATTAAGTAGGCTTTTATAGCTGGCCTGGGAACCTAATCTACATAACATTGTTTCTGTGGGAAAATTTGTTCCAAGCTGTAATCTTGAACAGTCTTTGAAATCCAATCCCATTCATGAAATGATCATTGCCTACATCCAGTTCATGCTCCGAAAAATCTTTACACCTAcctcaaaaatgactaaaaaacCAGTGTGGTCAGAAAGTTTATTATCAACGTCTAACAATAAAGCtgagaatacattaaaaaataaaaggttttctcACTACTAATTCATTTCACATTTACTCTTAAAGCTCCTGTGTCAAATTCTCCCACACTAAATGAACAGAATCCGCAGACAAGCTCATACCAGGATTCTGATGCACAGCCTGGTAACATACCTTTACATATTCTCTCTGCAACATGAACTTAATAATATCTGTTATGGATTCTTTAATATCAGCAGGaagattctggaaaagaaaaaacagtataaCTATTTTTGGAAGCTACTGTATATAGTTCAAGATTGCATTTACCCTAACTTtgcatagttttttaaaaatatcagttaattaaaatacttttcaagGAGGCTTACCCTTTTCCGCAACTTTCTGAAAAGCGGTCTGAGATAGGACTCAGTCTGTTTCTGAGTAGCACTGTTCAGTTTACCCTGCACACTGCGCTTCACGTAATCTTCTCGGGCATTCAGTTCTTTAGCCCAAACACCAAGCAGAAACTGTCGAAAGAAGGGTAAATTTAGACTACAATGCCACCCAGTGGTTGAAAAGGTTTAAACGCTCTCAAACACTAAACATATCATCATCTTTAGAGTGCATTTCTTCACTACTTAAAATATCACCAATTAATGTTTAATTagtacattatttattttgtcatgtaTGTTTTGCAGTGCCTCTGGCAAGGCATAAACTTccctgttctgtgtgtgtgtgtgtgtgtatacatacatatacacgtatctatatacatatatatattcattcttaGCTCAATGATAATCGATTTCCCACTACAAAGAACTATCAAATCTCACAGGTAACTATTCGACAGAAATAAGCTTTTACAACAGcattatgtcttaaaaaaaatagtatgtacCTTCATTTAAACATACTTTATTGCTAAAGCATGCTAAACATCTGAGCTTTCACATCCTAATCACTGACCACAATTCACCACCACAAATAAAATGATgctgaaaaagtttaaaatactgcAAGCATCGTCAAaatgggacacagagacacaaaataaacaaatgcagcTAGAAAATAAGAACGCCAATGCACAGCTGTCGCAAACCCATcaatctgtaaaacaaaaaaaccgcAGTATCTGCAAAGCACATAAAGCCGCGCACTACAATACAGGGTATGCCTCTAGATGGACGTTCTACTTCTGCAGCAGAGAGCAGAGTCAAATATCCCCACTGAATCAACTGactaaaggagaaggaaggaaaaggaaaataaactatgactcagccccttcccctcccccagccctgaaAAGCTACCCTAATTAATGCCCGTTGGGTCGAAAAGCAAACAGCACCCTTTCTAGAGGTAGATAAACCGGGAAGGTGGAGGAAGACATACGACCCTAGTGGCACTGCCTATGCTCATCGTCTGTACAGAGAGGCGGTCACTGCAGGAGGAAATGCCAGCTCACACCAGCTCCCAAGCCCCACCTAATTCCGCGCCATCTCCTCAACAGACTGCGAATCCTGATGACTAATACGTTGTATTTAAACTGTAAACACAAGCAAAAGCACATCTTGCATCTAGATCTCCTGGCAAGAACACAAAGTTTGTGAATAAACGCTAACATGAAACTGGCATTTGCACACACTCTACCTAAACCAGGAAAGCGAGAAATGCCGAGGACAGAGACGGAAGGAGCTACTCACAGCGCGAGAACACAGCTATCTGCAGAAAGGTGGCTGATGTGTTTGCTTTTTCCCACTGCCAAGGTCTTCccacctctttcctctccttacTGCCACCACCActcataaaaagcttctggaacACGCCCCTCATTGCACTCCctcctggagggttttttttttttaattctgaactCCCCAAACTTCTTGTTCATCCCACTGCTgattcttttctgtgtgtttacGTTCATAAGTCAGTTTTAAAGTGCCCAGTGAAATACACGGTCCACCCCTCAGGCTAACCGTTAGGCTTGTAAACCACGTACATACAAAACACGTTTAACGAGGCATTCCCCTTCTATCCTTAACCCTTAAATACAGGCCAAAAACTAAAGACCAGCCCTTCACCAGGCCACCCGCCCTCCCCCGCAGCCCGAGAGCGCGCACCTTGAGGAACTTGGTAATGATGTCCATGTCTTTAGGATCGTCGCCTTTGCCTAAAGACTCTCCCAGTGCCTGCGGAGAACAGAATGCTTCCGTTCATTAGCAAAGAGCGACAGAATAGCATCTGTTATCAACAGGAGTTGAACAAGGATCTTTATTACATACACTAACtgctatttttaacaaatattaaggAATTTCTAGATAATAAACAaaactaaggggtgcctgggtggctcagtaagttaagcatccaactcttgattttggctcaggtcatgatctcatgacttgtgacatcgagctccacgtcaggctctgtgctgcttgggattctctctccccttctcccacacGCACacgctctttcaaaataaataaataaacgtaagaaaagaaaatacagcttgCCATTTAAATTTAGAGAGTAGGCTATCTTTTATGAATCAAAGGACAAAAATGGGGGCTTAGAGGACTGCCTACTAATGGATAGATTTCTTTTGAGGGAAACAATGTTCTAGACTTAGACTGTGATGATGGATTGCACCAAACtgggaatatactaaaaaccagtCAACCATACATTTTAGATGGATAAGTTGTATAGTCAGTGACTGTCTCAATACAgctatttaagaagaaaacaagccAAGAGCTGGCTGTTCACACTAATTTTTTCTGTCAAATTTAGGGTGCATCGGTCAGTCAGCAAGGGGGACAAAGACAGGACACAACTACCAGCACTATGATCTTACTCAGGCAGAAGGTagtcaaaaatgaaaggaaacagaaaattatcAGTCTGTGTATTATTAAGTAGTTAATGCTTTAAACTTAGCCCTAATTTTAGTTTAAGCTAGATATTTAGATACACATCTAGATACAACACTGCTCTTTAATTAAGATTACACATATCACGCCACATTCATCACAGTGGCAAAAATTAGAGAGCCAGAGACTGCCAAGTGCTGACAGGGACGTGGGAACAAAAGGCACTCACACACTGCTGACGGGCGGTGGCAGCAGACTGCTACCGGCATTCTAGAGAGCAGCCTGACGGTACTGGACAAGTGAAACATCTAGAAATCCAGCAACCCTGCCTCTGAGTCCACAGGGGTTGACTCTAGGCTGCCCCTCCCAAAGCTGTCTGTGGTCCGAGGGAGCCAGGGTTGTCCAGCCCTCACTGTGAGGGAGCACGAAGTAAAAGGCAGTGAGTGCCACCGAGTATGAAATGCTATGCAGCAGTTAAAAATCAaaggtttaggggcacctgggtggctcagtcggttaactggctgacttcggctcaggtcatgatcttgtggttcgtgagtttgacccccacgtcgggctctgtgccaaaagctccgagcctggagcttgcttcagattctatgtctccttctctctctgcccttcccctgctcacactctgtctctctctctcaaaaataaacattaaaaaaaatttttttaatgttttttaaatcaacagtTTAGACATACATACAGCATCAAGGATGGATCCTAAAAACAGttctaagtgggaaaaaaaatgagtttcacAGTACAGTATCATTTACGTATGCTAAAAACACATGCATACAAAACTACAGGTTATAAAAGACCACCAACGAATACAAGGACGCACATCCAACACAGCCAGATGATTGCTTTTGAAGGCAGGAAGTAGGGTGCTGTGAGTAAGAATGAGGAAAAAGGGAGTGAATACGTAAAAGCATGAAATTTAAAAGGGCCTTTGTAATAACCTAAGATCCAAGGGCCGGGCTCCGATGTGAGCAATCCGCCCTCAGCGGCTGCCCCAAGGAATGAAAGGTGCACCCGGAAGTGAGGACGGGGTGCAGAGGTTACCTCTAACTCCTCAATTGTGGTGTTTTCTTCATGAACTTTCAGGTCGTTCTGTGTGTCTTCCTCCCCAGGTTCCTGGCCACCAACAAGCTCGTTGAGGTACTGCTGGTCTATCTTATCCAAAGCTGCTTTCAGATCATTTCTCAATCCCTGGGGACGGTGAAAAATCACACCTCCTATAAAATTTCACTGATGTTTCACTTTTGATTTTTCACTAAGAATAAGTCCAACTGATTTTCTTCCTCAACAAGAAGTTAAACAGGGCTCAGAAAACTAGAGACTCAAGTACGATTTCAGTTTATTACACAGCTATCATGTCCGAAGTTGATAATCATGAACATATTTAAACTGAAAGGATGTATACACAACAGTTCCTCTggtcagaaaaataaagtatacatGTGACAAACGCAAACGAGAATACTCATGAATGCTTTGAGTCTCTAACGCGGTCTAGCGAGAGAGACCCGGTCTCCACTGGAGTCTCCGACCCGTTTTCCCAGTGGACTTCAAACGTCGAACGAAAACCACAACTATTCTGAATTCCTGTAACACTCAGCAACGTCAGTAGCATATAACCAGCGTCTCATCTATAGCCTGGGCTTCTACGAGGTTTCTAATAAACCAGCCAGGTCCACATTCTATCCACATCCAATCTGTGACCATTTGATAAAAACAGAAGCTTTAAAGCAGGAACCATACCTTACagcacatacaaaaattaactcaaaaaaaggggcgcctggggggctcagttggttaagcatcctacttcagctcaggtcatgacctcatggtttgtgagttcaagccctgcatcgggctctgtgctgacagctcagagtctggaggctgcttcggttTCTAtgtcatcctctctctgtccctccctcactcatgagGCTCcgaagcttctgacttcggctcaggtcatgatctcacattcatgggtttgagccctgcatcgggctctgtgctgacagctcggagcctagagcctgcttcccattctgtgtgtctctctctctgcccctccctgctcatgctctgtctctgtctcaataataaataaaacattaaaaaaaattttttaatgtacaagtAAACTCTTTAGCATCTGGGAGAAGCTTGAGCAAGATTAAAATACAACAGGTTGGGTACCTCGtccatggctcagtgggttaagacggttaagtgtcccacttttgttttcagctcaggtcatggtattatggtttgtgagttcacgtcccactgtcattgcagagcatgcttgagattctctctctctctctctctctctctctctctctctctctgcccctcccctgccctgctcatgctcactcactctctcaaaattaactttaaaaaaaattttatatagcaGGTTGTAAACAATTAATAC is from Suricata suricatta isolate VVHF042 chromosome 10, meerkat_22Aug2017_6uvM2_HiC, whole genome shotgun sequence and encodes:
- the PRPF18 gene encoding pre-mRNA-splicing factor 18 isoform X1, with the protein product MDVLKSEILRKRQLVEDRNLLVENKKYFKRSELAKKEEEAYFERCGYKPINEKPSGEIQPKEENQKPLTSSNPVLELELAEEKLPMTLSRQEVIRRLRERGEPIRLFGETDYDAFQRLRKIEILTPEVNKGLRNDLKAALDKIDQQYLNELVGGQEPGEEDTQNDLKVHEENTTIEELEALGESLGKGDDPKDMDIITKFLKFLLGVWAKELNAREDYVKRSVQGKLNSATQKQTESYLRPLFRKLRKRNLPADIKESITDIIKFMLQREYVKANDAYLQMAIGNAPWPIGVTMVGIHARTGREKIFSKHVAHVLNDETQRKYIQGLKRLMTICQKHFPTDPSKCVEYNAL
- the PRPF18 gene encoding pre-mRNA-splicing factor 18 isoform X2, coding for MDVLKSEILRKRQLVEDRNLLVENKKYFKRSELAKKEEEAYFERCGYKIQPKEENQKPLTSSNPVLELELAEEKLPMTLSRQEVIRRLRERGEPIRLFGETDYDAFQRLRKIEILTPEVNKGLRNDLKAALDKIDQQYLNELVGGQEPGEEDTQNDLKVHEENTTIEELEALGESLGKGDDPKDMDIITKFLKFLLGVWAKELNAREDYVKRSVQGKLNSATQKQTESYLRPLFRKLRKRNLPADIKESITDIIKFMLQREYVKANDAYLQMAIGNAPWPIGVTMVGIHARTGREKIFSKHVAHVLNDETQRKYIQGLKRLMTICQKHFPTDPSKCVEYNAL